The Haloterrigena turkmenica DSM 5511 genome includes the window CGGTGCCCTCGAGGTCGACCGCGATGGTGTCCTCGGGGAGCCCGGGTTCGCCGTAGCGGCTGGTGATGCGGTTGGAAAGCATCGCGCCGACGGTGCGGTCGACGTTCGTGACCTCGGCGTCGATCGAGACCGGTTCCTGCTCTTCGATCGCGTCGGCCGCGGCCTCGATGAGATCGCGGTCGAGCTGGTCCTCGAGTTCGTGGTCCTGCTCGCGGATCTTACGGCGGACGTCGCTGCCGGGGTCCGCCAGGACCTCCGAGAGGTCGACGTTGCGGGCCTTCGGGTGGTCGACGTCGTCGCGCTGCGCTAAGACGTCGACCTGACCGATCATCTCGTCGAGGGTCTCGAAGCCGAGTTCGGCCATGAGCTCGCGCAGCTCCTGCGCGATGAACGTCATGTAGTTGATGACGTGCTCGGGCTCGCCGGGGAACCGCTTGCGCAGGTCCTCGCGCTGGGTAGCGACGCCGACCGGGCAGGTGTTCTTGTGACACTGCCGGGCCATGACGCAGCCGCCGGTGACCAGCGAGGCGGTCCCGAAGACGTACTCCTCGGCGCCCAGCAGCGCGGCGACGGCGACGTCGCGTCCGGTCTTCATTCCGCCGTCGGCGGAGACCCGGATGCGGTCGCGCAGGCCGGTCGCACAGAGCATCTGGTTAGCCTCCGCGAGGCCGAGTTCCCACGGGAGGCCGGCGCTCTTGATCGAGGTGCGCGGCGAGGCGCCCGTCCCGCCGTCGTGACCCGAAATGTGGACCACGTCGGCGTTGGCCTTCGCGACGCCGGCGGCGACCGTGCCGATGCCGGCCTCGGAGACCAGTTTGACGTTGATGTCCGCCTCCTCGTTGGCCGCCTTGAGGTCGAAGATCAGCTGCTTCAGGTCCTCGATGGAGTAGATATCGTGCAGCGGCGGCGGCGAGATGAGGCCGACGCCCGGCGTGGACTTGCGGACGTGGGCGATCATCTCGTTGACCTTCGAGCCGGGGAGGTGGCCGCCCTCGCCGGGCTTGGAGCCCTGGGCCATCTTGATCTGGAGTTCATCGGCGTTCGAGAGATACGTCGACGTGACGCCGAAGCGGCCACTGGCGACCTGCTTGACGTTACACTCGCGTTCGGTGTTGAACCGCTCCGGGGGCTCGCCGCCCTCGCCGGAGTTGGACTTGCCGCCCAGCCGGTTCATCGCGATCGAGTTGTTCTCGTGGGCCTCTGGCGAGAGGCTCCCGAGGCTCATCGCGGCCGTCGAGAACCGCTCGACGATGTCCTTGATCGGCTCGACGTCCTCGACCGGGATCGACTCGCGATCGGAGTCGAACTCGAGCAGCCCGCGCAGGGTCTGGAGGTTCTGTTGCTGATCGTTGATCTTTTCGGCGAACTCCTGGTAGCGCTCGTAGTCGTTCGAGCGGACGGACTGCTGGAGCGCGCCGACGGTGTCGGGGTTCCACTGGTGGTGGATGCCGCCCGAGCGGTGTTCGAACTCGCCCTGTCGCTGGAGGTTCGGATCGTCCTCGTCGACGAAGGCGGTCTCGTGGCGCTCGCGGAGGTCGTCCTCGATCTCGGGGAGGCCGATCCCTTCGGTGCGGTTCTCGGTGCCCTCGAAGTACTCCTCGACGAGGTCGCTATCGAGTCCGACGGCCTCGAAGATCTGGGCGCCCTGGTAGCTCTCGACCGTCGAGATCCCCATCTTGGCCATGATCTTCAGCAGGCCGTCCTCGACGGCGCCGACGTAGGCGTCGATGGCGACCTCGGTGTCCGCGCCGTCCTCGCCCGCGGTGATGTCCGCGATGGTCTGGTAGGCCAGGTACGGGTTGACGGCGCCGGCGCCGTAGCCGACCAGCGTCGCGAACTGGTGAACGGTGCGCGGGTCGGCCGATTCGACGACGAGGCCGACGTGGTTGCGTAGCCCGTTGCGCACGAGGTGGTGGTGGACTCCGCCCGTCGCCAGCAGGCTCGGGATCGCGATCCGATCCTCGTCGACGTTCCGGTCTGAGAGAACGATGACGTCGTGGCCGTCTTCCTCGATCGCCTCGACGACGTCCTCGCGGACGCGTTCGATCGCCTCGCGGAGACCGTCGCCCGGCTCCTCGCTTTCGGGCTCGTAGGTGATGTCGATCGTCGCGGCCGTAATGTCGTTGGCCTCGCAGTCGCGGATCGACTCAAGTTCGGCGTCGGTCAGGATCGGCGAGTCGAGTACGAGCTGGCGGGCGTGCTCGGGGGACTCGTCGAGTAAGTTGCGCTGGTAGCCGAGCCGCGACTCCATCGAGGTGACCAGTTCCTCGCGGATGTAGTCGAGCGGCGGGTTGGTGACCTGCGCGAACAGCTGCTTGAAGTAGGAGAACAGCGGTCGGTTGAACTCGGTCAGGACCGACAGCGGCGTGTCGTCGCCCATCGAGCCGACGGGATCCTTCCCTTTCTGCATCATCGGCTCGATCAGGTTCTCGAGCTCGTCGTGGGTGTAGCCGAAGGCGGCCTGATAGTCGCGAAGGTCGTCGACTTCCTGCCGGGGCGCGCTGTCGTCGGTCGTCCGAATGTCGTCGAGGTGGACCTGTTCCTGTTCGACCCACTCGCCGTAGCGCTCGTCGGTGAGGTCGTCGAAGACTTCCTCGTCGGGAATGACCCGTCCCTCTCCGGGGTCGGCGAGGAAGAGCTGTCCGGGCTGGAGGCGACCCCGCTCCTCGATGTTTTCGGGGTCGGTATCGAGGGCGCCGGCCTCGCTGGCCATGATCAGGCGGTTGTCGGACGTGACGTCGTACCGGCAGGGGCGCAGGCCGTTGCGGTCGAGGACGGCGCCGACGCGT containing:
- the gltB gene encoding glutamate synthase large subunit codes for the protein MSQSQIASSAERSRGLVDPADERSNCGVGVVMDLDGDGGHDVVADGLELLRNLEHRGTTGAEKNTGDGAGIMLQRPDAFFEDVLETDLPELYAVGSLFLPQDDAARSALVSLVEESLSTYDLEVLEWRDVPTDNADLGKTAVDSEPDVRQVVVAPEDDIDQETFDRRLYVGRRALENAVEDADIENKERFYVVSLDAKTIVYKGLLKGVQVPSYYPDLTDERMESTFVMVHERFSTNTLGAWHLAHPYRNIIHNGEFNTIQGNINWMRARETDIESDVLSDLEAVKPIIDDPDQSDTASVDNALELLMQDGRDLAHALRMLVPEAWRGDDAMDEDRKDWYDFHASLVEPWDGPALVAATDGERVGAVLDRNGLRPCRYDVTSDNRLIMASEAGALDTDPENIEERGRLQPGQLFLADPGEGRVIPDEEVFDDLTDERYGEWVEQEQVHLDDIRTTDDSAPRQEVDDLRDYQAAFGYTHDELENLIEPMMQKGKDPVGSMGDDTPLSVLTEFNRPLFSYFKQLFAQVTNPPLDYIREELVTSMESRLGYQRNLLDESPEHARQLVLDSPILTDAELESIRDCEANDITAATIDITYEPESEEPGDGLREAIERVREDVVEAIEEDGHDVIVLSDRNVDEDRIAIPSLLATGGVHHHLVRNGLRNHVGLVVESADPRTVHQFATLVGYGAGAVNPYLAYQTIADITAGEDGADTEVAIDAYVGAVEDGLLKIMAKMGISTVESYQGAQIFEAVGLDSDLVEEYFEGTENRTEGIGLPEIEDDLRERHETAFVDEDDPNLQRQGEFEHRSGGIHHQWNPDTVGALQQSVRSNDYERYQEFAEKINDQQQNLQTLRGLLEFDSDRESIPVEDVEPIKDIVERFSTAAMSLGSLSPEAHENNSIAMNRLGGKSNSGEGGEPPERFNTERECNVKQVASGRFGVTSTYLSNADELQIKMAQGSKPGEGGHLPGSKVNEMIAHVRKSTPGVGLISPPPLHDIYSIEDLKQLIFDLKAANEEADINVKLVSEAGIGTVAAGVAKANADVVHISGHDGGTGASPRTSIKSAGLPWELGLAEANQMLCATGLRDRIRVSADGGMKTGRDVAVAALLGAEEYVFGTASLVTGGCVMARQCHKNTCPVGVATQREDLRKRFPGEPEHVINYMTFIAQELRELMAELGFETLDEMIGQVDVLAQRDDVDHPKARNVDLSEVLADPGSDVRRKIREQDHELEDQLDRDLIEAAADAIEEQEPVSIDAEVTNVDRTVGAMLSNRITSRYGEPGLPEDTIAVDLEGTAGQSFGAFLASGVSMHLDGSANDYVGKGLSGGKITIRTPETAGYDPTENISIGNVALYGATDGQLYVNGVAGERFAVRNSGAKAVVEGVGDHGCEYMTGGVVAVLGETGKNFAAGMSGGVAYVYDPDGEFEAKANTGMVSLHDALEEKDEQMLRRLVENHVAYTGSERGELLLENWERALEAFVKVMPEAYYEAITEQGSDDVREELPGAPDVAAEAESTSFATSDD